Below is a genomic region from Nitrospirota bacterium.
AGGCGGTACTCGCTTTCGACTGTGAATGGCGCAGCCAGGGACGGATACATTGAGCACGGTTCCTTCACCTACATAGGCCTCACCGGCAAATACAGCGGGGAAGTGCGTGTCGACTCGTTCACAGTACCGAAGTTTCGTCATGATAATTGATTCCTTCGCAGTCAGATAACTCGGAGAGCAGAGCGTAGCACAGTCTTTCTTGGGGAGGCGAGCAACCCCCCTCATTTGTGTGATCTTGAATAAGAGCAAGGGATCCACCGTAGCATACTCCCTGAGCCGCAAAGTGCGGCAAGGAGAGCCAAAAAATGGGTAGACCCCACCCCCAGCTCCCCGCGAAAGTTGGGGCGCCTGGTAGTCGCAAGTTATTGGAATCATGACAGAGGCAATGATTTCTCCCTCCCTGCCAGGCGGCATAGAATCTGCGCTTATAGCGACAGAGGGTCGAGAGAGCTCCCGAGAACATGAAAGCCGAATCCAAGGTGACAAGGATTTCGGCATAGGGAGGAGACGGGATGAACCAGGTTGACATGCACAACGAATCATCTAGCGATGGTTCTGGGCTTAGAGCCTTCATCCTCTTAGGTTCTGCCAGGTTTCTTACCTGCACGGTGGCGATATTGATGATGTCATCAGCGCCTTCTGTTCTCGCCGACGAGCCGGTATTTGGATACGTCGACTCCACGACGTTGGTGGACCTCGGGAATCGACAGACAGATGATCCTGTTACCCCCGTTCGCCCCAAGGCCCGCTATCACCATGGATTAGTCGATCTCGAACTTGAACAAGCGGTGAGTCGAGCGGCACAGCAGTGCCAGATTCAACCGGCCTTGCTCCTTGCGGTGATGAAGGCGGAGTCTTCATTTAATCCGACAGTGGTTTCACGGGCAGGCGCGATAGGACTGATGCAATTGATTCCGGAAACCGCTATCCGTCATGGCGTGCGCAATCTGTACGATACAAAGGACAATATCACCGGTGGAGCCAAACATTTGCGTTACCTTCTGGATCGGTTCCACGGGAATCTCCGGTTAGCCGTGGCTACCTATAACGCGGGCGAACGTAAGATGGATCGATATGGGCAGATCCCGCCTTATAAGGAAACACAGGGTTATGTGAAAAGGGTGCTTATCTACTATCGTGGCTATAAGAAAGACGGTTGGGTTATGCCCGTCGTGATGAACGATCCGTCTCTGCACGCAGGCCGACGGTACTAGAGGTCGAGTTTAAGCGTCTTGAGCGATTCACGAGCAACACGGAAGGTGCCATCAGAATGTTGAAGCGGGAGAGGCGTTAGACAGGTTTTTCAGCGACGTAATCCAAATACTTCCACAGCTCTTTGGCATCCTCTTCGGCGAAGACCAGCGGGGCATTGTTCGCGGATCCGGCGAAATAGACCTTGAGCGACATCTCATCTTGCCAAATCTGAGCTTCACAGTAGCTTACGCTATCGAGATTGAGGGCTTTTTTGCCGATGCGGACGAAGTGCATGGAACTCCTTACGTCTTGTGTCTGCAGGACGCAATATAGCATCAGAAGAGGATTCGTCCAATGCATACCACAATTCCGTACAAGTGCTGGGACGCCAGCTGACGAGCAGCGACCGGTCCTGGATTGCGGTCATATGGTGGTGAAGTGAGGAGAGGAGAACTGGTTGGTTGCGGGGAGAGGATTTGAACCTCTGACCTTTGGGTTATGAGCCCAACGAGCTACCGGGCTGCTCCACCCCGCGAGAGGATGCTAACAAAGCGGTGATCGGCAAGTCAAGCCGCTCTCCTCGCATCCAAGTTGCTTTCGCTCACCTGCAATGCTAAAGCGATAACATGCGTCTCGTATTTATGGGCACACCAGACTTTGCGGTTGCTTCTCTTGAGGCCTTGTTGCAGTCGGACGATTCCGTTGTTGGGGTGGTCACACAACCGGATCGCCCGAAAGGGCGCGGGCAAATTCTCACGCCGTCACCGGTAAAACTTCTGGCTCAGCGAGCGCACATCCCGCTGCTGCAACCACTGAAGATGAAGGATCCTGAATTTATCCAGACCCTGGCTGACTGGAAGCCGGACTTCATTGCCGTTACGGCGTTTGGGCGTATTTTGCCTCCGGCGATCCTCTCGCTTCCTCCGCGTGGCTGTATCAATGTGCATGGTTCCCTTCTTCCAAAATATCGCGGCGCCGGTCCGATTCAGTGGGCCATCATCAACGGCGAGATGGCAACAGGCATTACGACCATGCTGATGGATGAGGGGATGGATACCGGCGCGATGTTGCTTCAAGAAGCCATTCCCATTACCCCTGAGGATACAGCAGGCACCCTCTCGCTACGTTTGGCTGAACTCGGGGGCAGATTGCTGGTCGAAACGATTGCCCGACTCAAGGCCGGCACCCTTGTGTCGCGGTCACAAGATTCTTCGCAAGCGACCATGGCGCCTTTGCTGAAAAAGGAAGATGGGGTAATCGATTGGACTTTGCCAGCCACGGCTCTGGCTAGCCGGGTTCGTGGCCTCGCTCCTTGGCCTGGAGCCTACACCGCTGTGCCGGGGGGCGACCGTTGGACAATCTGGCGAGCCCAGGCCCTCCCAGGATCGGCCTCGAAGCCTCCGGGGGCAGTGGTGGCGGTCACCACCGAGGCGATTCATGTCGCCACGGGGGAGGGACTGCTTGCATTGCTGGAGTTGCAACCAGCCAATAGTCGCCGCATGGCGGTTTCTCAATATTTGGCTGGCCACCCGATTGCCGTTGGATTGCAGCTAGGGGGACCGGTTCCTTCCTAGTTTCCTGTCTATTCATTCAACAATCTGAATATCCTCTGAGTCACCTATGGCATCTGGTCCTCGATCCCTCTTTACTGCCCAGACCGCACCGTCAGCCCGTGCGATCGCGCTCTCGTTGCTGGTGGAGTCCGACAAGAGCGAGGAGGGAGTCGATGTGCTGTTGGACCGCGCCCTTGCGCGTTGCTCGTTCGACAGTAGGGATCGGGCCCTCACGGTGGAGCTCACCTATGGTGTCTTGCGTCGGCTTGCGACTATCGATTGGCGTCTTGAACCGGTTTTGGACA
It encodes:
- a CDS encoding lytic transglycosylase domain-containing protein, whose amino-acid sequence is MMSSAPSVLADEPVFGYVDSTTLVDLGNRQTDDPVTPVRPKARYHHGLVDLELEQAVSRAAQQCQIQPALLLAVMKAESSFNPTVVSRAGAIGLMQLIPETAIRHGVRNLYDTKDNITGGAKHLRYLLDRFHGNLRLAVATYNAGERKMDRYGQIPPYKETQGYVKRVLIYYRGYKKDGWVMPVVMNDPSLHAGRRY
- the fmt gene encoding methionyl-tRNA formyltransferase is translated as MRLVFMGTPDFAVASLEALLQSDDSVVGVVTQPDRPKGRGQILTPSPVKLLAQRAHIPLLQPLKMKDPEFIQTLADWKPDFIAVTAFGRILPPAILSLPPRGCINVHGSLLPKYRGAGPIQWAIINGEMATGITTMLMDEGMDTGAMLLQEAIPITPEDTAGTLSLRLAELGGRLLVETIARLKAGTLVSRSQDSSQATMAPLLKKEDGVIDWTLPATALASRVRGLAPWPGAYTAVPGGDRWTIWRAQALPGSASKPPGAVVAVTTEAIHVATGEGLLALLELQPANSRRMAVSQYLAGHPIAVGLQLGGPVPS